From the Eschrichtius robustus isolate mEscRob2 chromosome 19, mEscRob2.pri, whole genome shotgun sequence genome, the window AAAGTGATTGAAAAAGGCGACAGTTTCCATATTCCATTAGCTTCCGAAGATGACTACATGGTACACGGCCAGTTGCAAAATTTCCTAACGGTCATTGTTGCCCTGTTTCACTATGAATGGAACATAGGATAACGTGACACAGATAGACTAAAGTTAGAGTTTTGATTATACGAGTTATCCACTAATATGTTTGATGTTTTTGGAAAGTTAGTTTGATGGTGGTCTACAGAAGCAAATTTAGGAACAGGATTACAACGCAAGAGATTATCTCAGTTTACAGTCCTTTACAGTTACTTGCCAGGTGACAAATACGTTTATTCTATACACCTCAGTATGCATATTTCCCTGATTTCTATAGTCAGAATTTGGATCTTCTAAGTGGGCTTAAAGAATCCCCAAACTCCTGAGTGTTGGAATGTCTAAGACGTTGGTTCTGTACCGTCATCATCTTTCATTCTACATGTCCTCCCAACACATCCAGTCCTCTTTTCTTGAATAGTATGCACATATTATTTCCACATTGTTTCCTCCACTTATACCTCTGCCTGGCTTCTTGATTTCTGTACTACACATCTAATATCATCTCAAAGTTTAGGTTCCACAATGCacacttttttttcctacatGTGGATTTCAGTACTCTTCCTCATCACAATTGGAGATGCTTTTACCAAACCATTGGCTCAGGCCATACAGTTAGCAGAGTAATCCTGGGTTCCTCACTTTCAAAGACCACTCTCTGCACTGACCCCATCAGTTAaccttgctttttctctcttttttttcttaacatttaaaaaaattttctggctgtgcagcatgcaggatcttagttccctgaccagggatggaatccacaccctctgcagtggaagcgctggaagtccggagtcttaaccactggaccgccagggaagcgcCAACCTTGCCTTTTCTTTATGCAAGTATTCAACATATCCTCATTTCCTCCGCTTGCCACCATCTCCATTGCTCCTTCAAACCACATTTAGCAATCTCCAACtcactactttttttctttccttcttttttatttgggTTTCCCTAACAGGAATTTATGAGAAGTGAAAGTAAGTAAGGCATATTTTATATATCCCAAACGCCaacacagtgccttgcacatggGAGCCATTTAATAAATAGTTTTGGAGTGAACAAATGCAACCCTCATCATTTTGGATCAGTTGTCTCTTCCACCTCTGTGGTCTTGTGTCTTTTCAAGTTCTGTTCCTCCATACCCTCTCGTTTGCTGCTAACAATGACTTGCTTggcagttccctggtggtccagtggttaagactccgtgctttcactgctgtgggcctgggttcgatccctactCAGGgagccaagatcctgcaagctgcacagtgaggccaaaaaaaaaaaaaaaaaaaaaaaagacttgtgtgTATTTTACTACCTCTGCATGTTTTGCAATTTCCTATTTAGAGAGCAGCCAAGTCTACATAGTTTGTCAACTGCCTAACCTTATTGGTACATtaactgcttttttccttttggtttgtttatattactGTGTTTTTACCATGTGTAAGAAATAAGGAACATTTATACCTGGTGTTTCTTTTATACTGTTATCATAGGGTTGCCACTAAGGTGCCATTTTTAAGAAAAccaaggaatttttaaaacaattttattccaaacaataataaaaagggctcattgttctcttctttcctagaaactggCAAAGTTGGTAATCATCTGCAGGGTGACTGGGAAAATCAAAGAATGCTGAAAGGTATAGAACAATACCAGGAACATAATGCATTTGGAaatcctgttcctcaaaacaaaaGTCATTTCTCTTTCAGGCAAAATCATGATATGTTTGAGTTCTATATAAAAACTTTGAAATCACATTTAAGTTTAGTCAGCCAGGGCCAAAGCTATGAAATTAAGAACTCTACTAAATGTAACGGAGATGGGAAATCATTTCTGCATGGTAAGCATGAAGAATTTAATTCTCCAGTTCAATGCCCTGTAAGTGCAAAACCCATCAGTAGTAAGTCCCAAGTCATTAAGCACCAAGGGACTCACAacatagagaaagcccacatatgcagtgaatgtgggaaagcctttgtTAAGAAGTCTCAGCTCACTGACCATCAGAGAGttcatacaggagagaaaccttatGGATGCAGTATGTGTGCAAAAGTATTCTCCCGAAAGTCCAGGCTCAAtgaacatcagagaattcacaagagagagaaatcctttaTATGTGGTGATTGTGGAAAAGTCTTCACCGTGAAGAGCCGTCTGATCGAACACCAGCGAACTCACACCGGAGAGAAACCTTACATATGCAGTGACTGTGGAAAAGGCTTCCCAGGGAAGcgtaatctcattgtacatcagCGAAATCATACTGGAGAGAAATGCTACGTATGTAGTGAATGCGGAAAAGGCTTCACTGGGAAGAGCATGCTTACTATACACCAGCGAActcatacaggagagaaaccctacatctgcagtgaatgtgggaaaggcTTTACCACAAAGCACTATGTCATCATACACCAACGAAAccatacaggagagaaaccctacatatgcaatgaatgtgggaaagGTTTCACCATGAAGAGTCGTCTGATTGAACATCAGCGAACTCATACAGGAGAGAAGCCGTATGTGTGCAATGAATGTGGAAAAGGGTTTCCCAGGAAGAGTAATCTGATTGTACATCAGAGAAATCATACAGTAGAGAAATCCTACGTATGTGATGAATGTGGAAAAGGCTTCACTGTGAAGAGCATGCTCATCATACATCAACgaactcacactggagagaaaccctacatctgcagtgaatgtgggaaaggcTTCCCGTTGAAGAGTCGGCTGGTTGTGCATCAGCGAACACATACGGGTGAGAAACCTTATAGATGCAGCGAATGTGGGAAAGGCTTCATCGTGAATAGCGGACTGATGTTACATCAGCgaactcacactggagagaagccctataTATGCAATAAATGTGGAAAAGGTTTTGCCTTTAAGAGCAATCTTGTGGTACATCAGCGaactcatactggagagaaaccctttaCGTGCAATGAGTGCGGAAAAGGCTTCACAATGAAACGCTATCTCATCGTACATCAGCAAATTCATATGGGAGAGAAGTCCTATATATGCAGCGAATGTGGAAAAGGTTTTGTCATGGGAACAGAGCTCATTTTACATCAGcaaattcatactggagagaaaccttatgccTGCAATGAATGTGGCAGAGGCTTCACTGTGAAAAGCCGTCTAGTCGTTCATCAGCGAActcatacaggagagaaaccttTTGTATGCAGTGAATGTGGAAAAGGCTTCTCCTCAAAGAggaatctcattgtacatcagaGAACTCATAATGGAAACAAACCTTAACAAAGCAATGAATATGGTCACACCTACAGGAAGAAAATATGCCTTGTCCAACATCAGAGGGTTTCACACAGGATAAACTACCTTTATATGTACTGACTGTGGAAAATCCTATTCATAATTGGTATTGGTCTCATTACCCACCAGAAAATTTACACAGGAGACAAACTGTATGTATGCAATTAATGTGAGAAAGCCTTCAACACAAATTCAGCACCTGTTGTACATCAGAGAACTCATAAAAGAGAGAGACTCTGTGGATTCAGCAATTCAGGGTAACCTTTCTCTCATCTGTCAAGCCTTGTTAATACACACAAGAAACGTATAGGTCAAGGTACATAATCCTTTGCAGTGACTCTGAACTCATTATATACAAGTGAACTTGTTCAGGGTACAAACCATGATAGTTCAGTGAACTCATTAAACATCAGCGTGCTCTACTTGACTATCGTCAGTGTAGATTAGCCTGTTGCTAGATTTCACCCTTGGGAAACTATGGAATTTGCATAGGAGTGAAATTAAATGAATGCAGAGAATGTGCTAGTGCCTTCAGTGATAAGTTACCTCACAGTTTATGTCTAAATTAACATGTAGGAAAAAGATCTGAtacatacaatgcagaaaaggcttCAGGAAACATTTCTAGGTAATTATATGTCTGAAAAGTATATACTAAGATAAATCTTATGAATGGAGAGACTAGGAAAGCCTTCTGTGGGAATAAAAACCCTATCTCATCAGTGATCATAATAGATCACCAGTGAGCTCATTCATAGTAGCAATATGATGATCGTAGAAATAAAACCTCAATAGTTGCCTGATATGCATGCTGGAGAAAAATTTTCAGATGACAATGAATATGGCAGGATTTCGGTGATACATTCTGCCTCATCGCTTCTCATGAATTCATACAGAAATAGAATGGTTTATGAACCCACTAAATGTGGAGTAACTTTAGCAAAATATCAGAGAATACTGAAGGAAAGAAGCCTCATGAAAATGATGTATACTTGAGTTTTCTCTCAGAAATCTAAACTTATTGTACACCTGATGTCCATTTTGGGACACAATACCTTGAACCATATTATTAATGATTCCATAATTTTAAAGTGGGCTCTTCTAAACACTGGTtaaattttaatgttatataC encodes:
- the LOC137752985 gene encoding zinc finger protein 432 isoform X1 → MIQAQETLSFKDVAVDFTWEEWQFLAPPQKDLYRDVMLENYSNLLSVGYRVSKPDALSKLERGEEPWTIEDEIHSQTCPETGKVGNHLQGDWENQRMLKGIEQYQEHNAFGNPVPQNKSHFSFRQNHDMFEFYIKTLKSHLSLVSQGQSYEIKNSTKCNGDGKSFLHGKHEEFNSPVQCPVSAKPISSKSQVIKHQGTHNIEKAHICSECGKAFVKKSQLTDHQRVHTGEKPYGCSMCAKVFSRKSRLNEHQRIHKREKSFICGDCGKVFTVKSRLIEHQRTHTGEKPYICSDCGKGFPGKRNLIVHQRNHTGEKCYVCSECGKGFTGKSMLTIHQRTHTGEKPYICSECGKGFTTKHYVIIHQRNHTGEKPYICNECGKGFTMKSRLIEHQRTHTGEKPYVCNECGKGFPRKSNLIVHQRNHTVEKSYVCDECGKGFTVKSMLIIHQRTHTGEKPYICSECGKGFPLKSRLVVHQRTHTGEKPYRCSECGKGFIVNSGLMLHQRTHTGEKPYICNKCGKGFAFKSNLVVHQRTHTGEKPFTCNECGKGFTMKRYLIVHQQIHMGEKSYICSECGKGFVMGTELILHQQIHTGEKPYACNECGRGFTVKSRLVVHQRTHTGEKPFVCSECGKGFSSKRNLIVHQRTHNGNKP